The Osmia lignaria lignaria isolate PbOS001 chromosome 3, iyOsmLign1, whole genome shotgun sequence genome includes the window TTAACGGGAATAGTTAAAGGGTacgtttttaaaattaatcatcgTTAGCATCgctaaaatacaaaataattttcattaatttaaaatatttaacaattttttcattttttttttagaacgtTGTTATGTTGCGAGGGTGAGAATTCTACTTGGAACATTATAACTGATGCGAACAAAAATGTTCTCCACGAGTCCACGTCCTTGTTGCGGATTATTTATAGAATAATGATTCCAACGATAGTGACCACCGGTATTTTtggtaatattttaatactcttGGTGCTATCCACGCCGGTTTTCCGGGGAATCGCATACTTATACCTCAAGGGGCTCGCATTAGCGCACATCGGAGTTCTTACATCTTGGATCCCCATATGTATGTAACTATAACGTAGATAGACTgaagatataatattttaaaagaatcaaagtaaaaaaaaaaaataaatattctgttTCAGTTGTTCGCTTAGGATACGGTATGAAGAACGATTACCCGTCTGCTTTCTACCACGCTTATTTAGAACTGGTCGTTGTGAACACTTTTGCTATAGCCAGCATTTTAATTATGACTTGCTTAATCATCGAtcgatatatttttatttttttccccgCTCGAATCCGCAGCAGGAATGCACGCAAGAGTGTCCGCTCTTTCGTCCTCTGTTCCTTCATCTTGGGATTTGCGgtatagaaaaatgaattattattaatctaaatgaaattaataccaagtaaattgttattataatacAGGCAAGCGCACCATTGACTGGGATGAGAACGGTGTACGAATTGCGGGAGGGTACGGGTACCCTTTTCATGCTGCGTGAAAATATTTCCGTCACGCGGAATATGCTATGGAACGCTTACATTTGGATGATGGAAATCACGTTACGTCTCTGCCCGATGATCATTCTCTTTCTGTTAAATAGTTTCGTGGTGAAGAGGTTTTTACATCTGAACGCTAAAAAAAAAGAGTTCCAGTCGGTCTCAGAAAAGTTTCGCACGGCTAATGTTACTGACACATCTTTGTTAAGTCGGAATCGAGGATATATGTAggtagaaatataaaataagttTTATTCTAATTGTATAATCTTCTTATTGCATATGAATCATTTTTCAGGGAGGAACAACATTTAGCTACGCTAATGTCAGTTATGGCAGTGTGTTTCACGATAACAATGATACCATCGATAGTGCTTCCATTTGTATATCGCAGTTATGAAATTACAGACGTCAATTACCTTTTGTTTAAAGCGTCTGCTGCGGTCACTGAACTTTGCAACTTTGCTGTTCACATTGttatatactttttatgtagcaaAGAATTTCGGGAAGAGTTCCTGAAAATTATTCAGGTAAATAGAAATGTAAGCAATTCAGAGAAGGAATAATGTCGTacaagaatttttttatttggaaTCATAGAATAGATGCAAGAAGAGAGTTGTTGAAGAAGAATCCGAACGACCAGTGGGCGAGATTGAAGATTACAGTCGACACGGTACGACAGTTCGATTAACACCTGAACAGACGAAATTAAATTCCCCGGGTTCCACaagcaaattaaatgatatgGATGAAGATAAAGAGTCTGAAGTATTGAACGCCTCTGATATTTAAAGATTACCTTACTGTGAATAAAAAATATGGATAAATAATGTGAATATTGGCATATTTATTTCTTACACATCTTCTCTACCAAGAAAAACTTATGTtaatctataaaataaaaactacgaagaaaaattgttaataaatgcacaattttatttaaataacaagaATCTTCCTTTCTAAAATGTTATTGAACtgtttttccaatatttttgtATGCAATAATTTGGTGACACTAGTATCACAGACATACAGTTATCATTGAACATTATACATATTTGCGATAATTCTAAATAGTGAAACTCTTTCTtttaatgacataaaatattttatttaatgttatttatcCACTCAAAACAGATAAATATTTAcatgttttatattattgatTTAGTTG containing:
- the LOC117605334 gene encoding putative G-protein coupled receptor B0563.6 isoform X1 translates to MLTGIVKGTLLCCEGENSTWNIITDANKNVLHESTSLLRIIYRIMIPTIVTTGIFGNILILLVLSTPVFRGIAYLYLKGLALAHIGVLTSWIPIFVRLGYGMKNDYPSAFYHAYLELVVVNTFAIASILIMTCLIIDRYIFIFFPARIRSRNARKSVRSFVLCSFILGFAASAPLTGMRTVYELREGTGTLFMLRENISVTRNMLWNAYIWMMEITLRLCPMIILFLLNSFVVKRFLHLNAKKKEFQSVSEKFRTANVTDTSLLSRNRGYMEEQHLATLMSVMAVCFTITMIPSIVLPFVYRSYEITDVNYLLFKASAAVTELCNFAVHIVIYFLCSKEFREEFLKIIQNRCKKRVVEEESERPVGEIEDYSRHGTTVRLTPEQTKLNSPGSTSKLNDMDEDKESEVLNASDI
- the LOC117605334 gene encoding putative G-protein coupled receptor B0563.6 isoform X2: MHKTLLCCEGENSTWNIITDANKNVLHESTSLLRIIYRIMIPTIVTTGIFGNILILLVLSTPVFRGIAYLYLKGLALAHIGVLTSWIPIFVRLGYGMKNDYPSAFYHAYLELVVVNTFAIASILIMTCLIIDRYIFIFFPARIRSRNARKSVRSFVLCSFILGFAASAPLTGMRTVYELREGTGTLFMLRENISVTRNMLWNAYIWMMEITLRLCPMIILFLLNSFVVKRFLHLNAKKKEFQSVSEKFRTANVTDTSLLSRNRGYMEEQHLATLMSVMAVCFTITMIPSIVLPFVYRSYEITDVNYLLFKASAAVTELCNFAVHIVIYFLCSKEFREEFLKIIQNRCKKRVVEEESERPVGEIEDYSRHGTTVRLTPEQTKLNSPGSTSKLNDMDEDKESEVLNASDI